One window of the Bacteroidota bacterium genome contains the following:
- a CDS encoding acyl-CoA dehydrogenase family protein codes for MADLQQPSLVAAQGDGAPVDAPAPGSFAHLGITNGTYDPAAYDAPDHYAIDDLLTDAEKAHRDRVRAFVTAEVLPVIEEHAQAMTFPRHLAKRFAELGVIGPTIPQEYGGLGASSNTYGLMMQEVERADSGLRSFCSVMGSLVMYPIYTYGSEEQKQRWLPRLAKAEAYGCFALTEPNVGSNPNAMTTRAVKDGDEYVITGHKRWSTNASEADVCVVWAKDDDGHVGGFLVELDRPGVTAPRIMNKWSLRAAITSEVLFDGVRIPASNRLPKARGLKAPLSCLTQARFGIAWGTLGAAMACYDAAVQHATTRRQFAKPIGGHQLIQGKLADMLTEITKAQLIAWRLGVLKDAGTMRPQQVSLAKRNNCRMALDVARASRQILGGNGVLGLYPVMRHMANLESVVTYEGTDEVHTLVLGQDITGLNAFV; via the coding sequence ATGGCTGACCTCCAGCAACCCTCCCTCGTCGCCGCTCAGGGTGACGGTGCCCCCGTGGACGCGCCCGCGCCAGGCTCCTTTGCACACCTCGGCATCACCAACGGCACGTACGACCCCGCCGCCTACGACGCGCCCGACCACTACGCCATCGACGACCTCTTGACCGACGCGGAGAAGGCCCACCGGGACCGCGTCCGGGCCTTCGTTACCGCCGAGGTGCTCCCCGTCATCGAGGAGCACGCGCAGGCGATGACCTTCCCGCGCCACCTCGCCAAGCGCTTTGCCGAACTCGGTGTGATCGGCCCAACGATCCCGCAGGAGTACGGCGGCCTCGGCGCGTCGAGCAACACCTACGGCCTGATGATGCAGGAAGTCGAGCGCGCCGACTCCGGGCTCCGCTCGTTCTGCTCCGTGATGGGCTCGCTGGTGATGTACCCGATCTACACCTACGGCTCGGAGGAGCAGAAGCAGCGCTGGCTGCCGAGGCTCGCTAAGGCCGAGGCCTATGGTTGCTTCGCCCTCACCGAGCCCAACGTCGGCTCGAACCCGAACGCGATGACCACGCGTGCGGTGAAAGACGGCGACGAGTACGTCATCACCGGCCACAAGCGCTGGAGCACCAACGCCTCCGAGGCCGATGTTTGCGTCGTCTGGGCGAAAGACGACGACGGCCATGTCGGCGGTTTCCTCGTCGAGCTTGATCGTCCGGGCGTCACGGCGCCGCGCATCATGAACAAGTGGAGCCTGCGCGCGGCCATCACGAGCGAGGTGCTCTTCGACGGCGTCCGCATCCCGGCGAGCAACCGCCTCCCGAAAGCGCGCGGCCTCAAAGCGCCGCTCTCGTGTCTCACCCAGGCACGCTTTGGCATCGCCTGGGGCACGCTCGGGGCCGCGATGGCGTGCTATGACGCCGCCGTGCAGCACGCGACGACGCGCCGTCAGTTCGCGAAGCCCATCGGCGGGCACCAACTCATCCAGGGCAAGCTAGCCGACATGCTGACCGAGATCACGAAGGCGCAGCTCATCGCGTGGCGTCTCGGGGTGCTCAAAGACGCGGGCACGATGCGTCCGCAGCAGGTGTCGCTCGCGAAGCGCAACAACTGCCGCATGGCTCTCGACGTGGCGCGTGCTAGCCGCCAGATCCTCGGCGGCAACGGCGTCCTGGGGCTCTACCCAGTCATGCGTCACATGGCCAACTTGGAGTCGGTGGTGACCTACGAAGGCACGGACGAGGTCCACACGCTCGTGCTCGGTCAAGACATTACGGGCTTGAACGCCTTTGTGTGA
- a CDS encoding DNA-3-methyladenine glycosylase, producing MTYDLEAAMAHLAHADATMAQLIAHVGPCRLEQRGAAEPFAALLRAIVFQQISTAAASSIHGRVRALFPDDTPTPSALLAMDEETLRSAGLSRPKQRAARSLAERVLDGTVPPASEIAALPDDALIDRLTQVRGIGPWTVQMLLIFNLGRPDVLPTTDLGVQRGAMNAYGLDALPSPKGLAAMGAPWKPYRSVASWYLWRAA from the coding sequence ATGACCTACGACCTCGAAGCCGCCATGGCGCATCTCGCGCACGCAGACGCGACGATGGCCCAACTGATTGCCCACGTCGGGCCCTGCCGCCTCGAACAGCGCGGGGCTGCGGAGCCCTTTGCCGCGCTATTGCGTGCCATCGTGTTCCAGCAGATCTCGACGGCAGCAGCGAGCTCGATCCACGGACGCGTCCGGGCACTCTTTCCCGACGACACCCCCACCCCGTCGGCCTTGCTCGCCATGGACGAGGAGACCCTGCGTAGCGCGGGCCTTTCCCGCCCCAAGCAGCGCGCCGCTCGCAGCCTCGCCGAGCGCGTCCTCGACGGCACCGTCCCGCCCGCCAGCGAGATCGCCGCCCTCCCCGACGACGCCCTCATCGACCGGCTCACGCAGGTGCGGGGCATCGGGCCGTGGACGGTGCAGATGCTGCTCATCTTCAATCTCGGCCGGCCGGACGTATTGCCCACGACCGACCTCGGCGTGCAGCGCGGTGCCATGAACGCCTATGGCCTAGACGCCCTGCCTTCACCGAAAGGCTTAGCCGCCATGGGCGCACCCTGGAAGCCATACCGCAGTGTGGCGAGTTGGTACCTGTGGCGTGCCGCCTGA
- a CDS encoding gluconokinase, whose product MDPLPTTDPEATQVVVVMGVSGAGKTTVGRALAKRLGWAFEDADAYHNDAAKAKMATGTGLTDADRAPWLDRLAALIRAHGRRGTPLALACSALKRAYREVLAEGEPDVRFLWLDVEADTLRERLEQRAGHFAGADLLASQMEAFEPPSSEERRVLRIDADQPVADLVDQARKLIGGS is encoded by the coding sequence GTGGACCCTCTCCCCACAACCGACCCCGAGGCTACCCAAGTCGTCGTCGTGATGGGCGTCAGTGGTGCTGGCAAGACGACGGTGGGCCGTGCGCTTGCGAAGCGATTGGGCTGGGCCTTCGAAGACGCCGACGCCTACCATAACGACGCAGCCAAGGCCAAGATGGCAACAGGAACGGGGCTCACCGACGCCGACCGCGCACCTTGGCTCGACCGCCTGGCGGCTCTGATTCGCGCCCACGGCCGCCGCGGTACGCCGCTCGCGTTGGCCTGCTCGGCGCTGAAGAGAGCCTACCGAGAGGTCCTGGCTGAGGGGGAGCCGGACGTCCGTTTCCTGTGGCTCGACGTGGAGGCGGACACGTTGCGGGAGCGGCTGGAGCAACGCGCGGGGCATTTCGCGGGCGCCGACCTGCTCGCCAGCCAGATGGAGGCGTTCGAGCCACCCAGCTCGGAGGAACGTCGGGTGCTGCGGATCGATGCCGATCAGCCTGTGGCGGATCTGGTCGATCAGGCGAGAAAGTTGATCGGAGGCAGCTAA
- a CDS encoding M42 family metallopeptidase has protein sequence MPLADRAFLFDLLGTPSPTGFEAAGQQKWAAYVKPHADAVEADAYGNVWATVEATEADAPTVLLEAHADEIGFIIKHIAKDGFIYVDRIGGSDAAIARGKRLHFLTPEKPVLGVIGNTAIHLRERGKDEKAPKPHELFVDIGAASQEDVETRGLRVGTPAVYVDRVEELTPQRLIGRALDNRLGGYVIAQVLKAYAQESFRPARLVALNSVQEEIGGHGAQMAAYRLDPDVALVIDVTHATDSPGIKESQHGTVALGGGPTITHGTVNHPAVVKRLMEVAALDDLALQHESSSRYSGTDTDVIFKTKTGIPSALISVPMRYMHSTIETVDVADIDGATRLMAGFVHSLRPGDAFQAVTLL, from the coding sequence ATGCCCCTCGCTGACCGCGCCTTTCTCTTCGACCTTCTCGGCACGCCCAGCCCGACCGGCTTCGAGGCCGCCGGCCAGCAAAAGTGGGCCGCCTACGTAAAGCCGCACGCCGACGCCGTCGAGGCCGACGCCTACGGCAACGTCTGGGCCACCGTTGAAGCGACGGAGGCCGACGCCCCTACCGTCCTGCTCGAAGCGCACGCCGACGAGATTGGCTTCATCATCAAACACATCGCCAAAGATGGCTTTATCTATGTGGACCGCATCGGCGGCTCCGACGCGGCCATCGCCCGCGGCAAGCGGCTGCATTTTTTGACGCCCGAGAAGCCGGTACTCGGCGTGATCGGCAACACGGCGATTCACCTGCGCGAGCGCGGCAAGGACGAAAAGGCGCCGAAGCCGCACGAGCTGTTCGTCGACATTGGCGCGGCAAGCCAGGAGGACGTGGAGACGCGCGGTCTGCGTGTCGGGACGCCCGCGGTCTATGTGGACCGCGTCGAGGAACTGACGCCGCAGCGGCTCATCGGGCGCGCCCTCGACAACCGGCTGGGCGGCTACGTGATCGCGCAGGTGCTCAAGGCCTACGCGCAGGAGTCGTTTCGCCCGGCACGGCTCGTCGCGCTCAACAGCGTGCAAGAAGAGATCGGCGGCCACGGCGCGCAGATGGCAGCCTACCGGCTCGACCCTGACGTAGCGCTCGTGATCGACGTGACGCACGCCACCGACTCGCCGGGCATCAAGGAGTCGCAGCACGGCACCGTGGCGCTCGGCGGCGGCCCGACGATCACGCACGGGACGGTCAACCACCCCGCCGTTGTGAAGCGTCTCATGGAAGTCGCCGCGCTCGACGACCTCGCTCTGCAGCACGAGTCGTCCAGCCGCTACTCCGGGACCGACACGGACGTCATCTTCAAGACCAAGACCGGCATCCCAAGCGCGCTCATCTCCGTGCCGATGCGCTACATGCACTCGACCATCGAGACCGTGGACGTGGCCGACATCGACGGCGCAACCCGGCTCATGGCGGGCTTCGTGCATAGCCTCAGGCCGGGCGACGCGTTCCAGGCTGTCACGCTGCTCTAG
- a CDS encoding PIG-L family deacetylase — translation MPLLRCGSLLCLGVLLAGCARSIPGDFPLPDPPAPMTPLVVMNLAAHPDDEDGLTLAHYRHAHHAVAYSVIYNRGEGGQNEIGPDLYERLGAIRTAETEAAARILGTQVFFLDFEDFGYSKSADESYEKWGGRDSVTARLVYHIRKLKPDVLFTNHDTLTTGPRRQHGQHQVVGLSAYDAFALAADASYHPEQLDEGGVDLWQPKRLLLRDWRARSRDDLRAREDVSGAVVAIPVGAEIPRLSEAAADRAVRAAAQHRSQGFDKFAPRFRRDSTFFVELRRAEGVAPLAEDATDFAAGLPPNPHASQTSLRYRIDSGRTRGLFDARAAQRGCFGFEASPAIAVPGDMIRVTMTQGDCLVEWPESGRRFTFGGAIDTTLVVMPSDDGEPLTLDLVLPADAQPTLPKYRAQYRRRIASPPITLALDDAAEAGYLPVEIAPPVVLEDLPDVVRLGEGADPITVAGQLYDEAIEQVRVFASVVVHTPDPRVRYRPFWRVDTLLTPDADGRFTYAADAAALEAKADLEPGLYRFVATVEAQAAGVSAGTAYDEVRAEARVMPEIAIAEDVQVGFVKSYDDATLDALRAMGFTVTELDSKALTTDLSAYDTIVLDIRAYLVRNDLRH, via the coding sequence ATGCCTCTCCTCCGCTGCGGGTCCCTGCTCTGCCTCGGCGTGCTCCTCGCTGGCTGCGCCCGCTCGATTCCAGGCGACTTCCCGCTGCCCGACCCACCCGCGCCGATGACCCCACTCGTGGTGATGAACCTCGCAGCGCACCCGGACGACGAGGACGGCCTGACGCTCGCCCACTACCGCCACGCGCATCATGCCGTCGCCTATAGCGTGATCTACAACCGCGGCGAGGGCGGCCAGAACGAGATCGGCCCCGACCTCTACGAGCGACTCGGCGCGATCCGCACCGCCGAGACGGAGGCCGCCGCACGCATCCTGGGCACGCAGGTCTTCTTCCTCGACTTTGAGGATTTCGGTTACTCGAAGTCGGCTGACGAGTCGTACGAGAAATGGGGTGGGCGCGATTCCGTGACGGCGCGCCTCGTCTACCACATCCGCAAGCTCAAGCCGGATGTCCTGTTCACCAACCACGACACGCTCACGACCGGCCCCCGTCGCCAACACGGTCAGCACCAAGTCGTCGGCCTGAGCGCCTACGACGCGTTCGCGCTGGCTGCCGATGCCTCGTACCACCCCGAGCAGCTTGACGAGGGCGGCGTCGACCTCTGGCAGCCAAAACGGCTCCTGCTGCGCGACTGGCGCGCGCGCTCCCGCGACGACCTCCGCGCTCGCGAAGACGTGTCCGGTGCCGTCGTCGCGATCCCGGTTGGTGCCGAGATTCCGAGGCTCAGCGAGGCCGCCGCCGACCGTGCCGTGCGGGCCGCTGCGCAGCACCGCTCGCAAGGCTTCGACAAGTTCGCCCCGCGCTTCCGTCGCGACTCGACCTTCTTCGTCGAGCTCCGCCGCGCCGAGGGTGTGGCTCCGCTTGCCGAGGATGCGACCGACTTCGCCGCCGGACTGCCGCCGAACCCGCATGCGTCGCAGACGAGCCTTCGCTACCGGATCGACTCGGGGCGTACGCGGGGGCTTTTCGACGCCCGCGCAGCCCAACGCGGCTGCTTTGGTTTCGAAGCGAGCCCCGCCATCGCTGTGCCTGGCGACATGATCCGCGTGACGATGACCCAGGGCGACTGCCTCGTCGAGTGGCCCGAGTCTGGTCGGCGCTTCACCTTCGGCGGAGCCATCGACACGACGTTGGTGGTCATGCCCAGCGACGACGGGGAGCCGTTGACGCTCGACCTCGTGCTGCCCGCCGACGCGCAGCCGACGCTCCCCAAGTACCGCGCGCAGTACCGCCGCCGCATCGCTAGTCCCCCGATCACACTCGCGCTTGACGACGCTGCCGAGGCCGGCTACCTCCCCGTTGAGATTGCCCCGCCCGTCGTGCTCGAAGACCTCCCCGATGTCGTCCGCCTGGGCGAGGGGGCCGACCCGATCACGGTCGCGGGCCAGCTCTACGACGAGGCCATCGAGCAGGTGCGCGTATTTGCCTCCGTCGTCGTCCACACGCCCGACCCGCGCGTACGCTACCGACCGTTCTGGCGCGTCGACACGCTGCTGACGCCGGACGCCGACGGCCGCTTCACCTACGCTGCCGACGCGGCGGCGCTCGAAGCGAAAGCCGACCTCGAACCGGGCCTCTACCGTTTCGTTGCCACCGTCGAAGCGCAGGCCGCAGGTGTTTCCGCGGGGACGGCCTACGACGAAGTCCGCGCCGAGGCGCGCGTGATGCCCGAGATCGCGATCGCCGAGGACGTGCAGGTCGGCTTCGTGAAGAGCTACGACGACGCCACGCTCGACGCCCTGCGCGCGATGGGCTTCACCGTCACCGAACTCGACTCCAAGGCGCTCACCACCGACCTGAGCGCCTACGACACCATCGTGCTCGACATCCGCGCCTACCTCGTGCGCAACGACCTCCGCCACC